The following proteins are co-located in the Leishmania panamensis strain MHOM/PA/94/PSC-1 chromosome 26 sequence genome:
- a CDS encoding hypothetical protein (TriTrypDB/GeneDB-style sysID: LpmP.26.1760): protein MTSQLASQLQQLQQRPDGSGHRLAKSFLFSTQDAQSFSREQIHQLALNGLQTLTAMDNRFHPFIQNLFDVKHVRRERSMLTTAEDSTLRRRLEHFLSLLSPHLFLTAAQQVLEFLVRVYEVHIYDAASVLRAFLPYHDHNIFARVLLLLDLRDTGFDFLATNQLHGAPLLREHLVLACAESRKAARLLCLTVAMPFRYGIRFHAANALFASVVTQLATHKNAEALWRTFLPFVLELLSGAVPSAEAGTAELVGEGQSDSAHGGSNRVSTESVATALVVLTAWSAHVRFSRAMLITVLKPTFRYITAAAFAAAGEAPHGTSASYLPVRDLLALLEIVLATQHRALVDVSFAPLLQTLLALPWRTLTSQLPFSEVTEVVAGPNGVPTTSPRHSVLLATLLQTALERLSSASEVRLLPSDVVEFLTCAAEDLPLSNSMVARCLRVLMAAEAGTSPAGAVHDGSVRAAEEAADKSLYYRLVVALERRYTIVFDGVLSEVFLHPETTTAAAAFLARYFSGTRYSTVEVGSALSGATESLPLFACFLHPVPEVRALAAKTLQGMSITQVMCGASTTSDNGQSLVDLLAHAIAYEHDCTAAEVFVTTAAAVVERLATQWSGEKAKEGDELGCRAACQLVRSLYSMVLAWSPSETSAAPGSAATRAAAQRRVVLPLVTTFLQPALLMWTRSASATTSAAQDFRTSVLYHSTLLYAQWAGASLASMQTPGEDVALVAQVESELVTALEAGCGGPRGLAPLLRTGAVSAKRQGKTTARNSSSGKMEWQRVGRRGVAEAKSDSDVEEEQQQSQAGGDCNDSSTIRARTVCFSNILECDVLLNAIRTEAQRRLPDAFAAARTAVREASAVLSSAASGEVEVGIALAGALLPTVGEGVPTEALETVSAIVNFLHGSDAADETAMVSSATTAAAAVGYLEVAYAALLANGSGRRVAQVGRGAVDVATVAREQLYQVPLVAQVGAVLRAALTRVLATAATVAVASESSSASLVLRLCQGLGFVGAALPSIVAQPDTLAPAYLELTKNMTAVTLAAEARSSTAAALRQVDWYALVADAVFGPAEEANHDSCVRPNTLAALALVLFLPLRASSTQRLIQLRALQESVVTTGAQHGSTRGGASRLTGAQVILAAAMQPQPQKGTSSSTSSSACSVTALSCLIECMAVEERQYQLSPSAAALVCLLLAIHNGTDVSAQAYVVPAEWAHRIIRYFFRSHNSHGGERARAGSSSAVAASSSPVMTPQQVSLIKAMLPRVEGILASAKGVDASSSSLCIVTADAADLVDAVCGCLHIWGEASTKDDAVAGNASVRLVELLLRHPYTHVHGGGTRPVYRYALAALTVGLSYGLKGRQPTQSTIFKVGKSVSTAASRKGEYAISAEYQRLVAARLQPVVLHAMDVIGTDVGLACMGTLGGYEYFFLPLVASVESAAAAVGGRQPVLSKAKVAHGRTSPVIGTDHETASEAAAVLLKSLREMLETLVPSTAAAVSETPSAKHKGIVDCAAEGEEGSASTSVVCWRPPASAAVANPLTFADARRVLRLPSVCGAAAEGTGRWTLGALSHESLGLLRTLLRVMPTVVMDDEDDSESVYALVMECLELYPLQGMEVLLRRAASSAVADDVAMLPRIQQLRLGARGSVQVEEVLRLVETLVQVCTDQTRLLSEKVTDGAHRIKSLLLREMMVLMARVLVDDNAEDDGAEKDEEASATSPKRAAVDANTAERRQSELHFHVDTIAGLLRATAPLLKMPTGAAAAAATACTSVAKSSTYLHIPLVSLLIKLEPFDNTEALGFRSAREVCQEILASFGIHTQVQCLGQLMRLVADPVVQLRSGVNAEGDGGAVNGEEHQRMQHLLRRMVKPNQVINRQETIMHLVNLTIKSDLFLEPFLALQLHARSSQPSRAAKKRLQQQQQQSKQKSPRIDGENEKESDTDGDVVEQAEGAAQREDGGCMELLVSALELFAHYHDLQETTRRSAASVAAGAAEEEAYTSLLELLAGNTLACVLAGINEPTFVVCQQRLLEDRRVALRKIGLEVLLDRLHHSLPTLENVVSDEEMEEHRRRLRDPRQRLSLVDLVRIKARPLTTKRSIQLFPLLVAEIKTSLGQFHATLQSASTAGELLTRVQLSVAAVEELIRIVSSGGSLQSEKTLLNASRSKRVTGAALVKLFGNRSRVTEVHELVDLICNHWMPLLTRCEMRLRSRTGQPGADGSSYYSTTASYSSAEESVLGCMTCLVTALATIVQVMGTAFASTHCLSFLHTLVSAGVYQVVEMPGVVSCGEAGKLLRHSTLSSLIRCLPACWQMTQPYLPSMLFLATHLRNVTDAESHYLCAEMLAVLEAVMEPQLLLDAGTTCLQGLPYLNGALVPASEQHQLADLAAEAAASVSESGKAKKGTMRVRQIRAQVHTHSFSLLFTCFERRVENMRKEELLHMRMLMDGATPQQNFWLAAFQSLASAPSVPSSEAVMPVLQAFTVFVLKFQAKHSSRLLRIVADWAFAESSGVVTGASRKRAVGPGDPDSNTAEEEHNGRGHDGVAQSISRVTLQSWIVFFALSNHLLGKLGSILDFAFPIFLPHAVTALRMYCATTATASKVMDSLVALVLEGALECMRNMALAQTPGPDHDYSIQLDVYFAKADVFPSVMPALVHQLHNLHYLEDSQRDYRFRAEHNVIPAIRAFMACLGSSKLQSKTQAEVVRDLRHPSRHVRREALICLDGIYADGGDELASRLMAEMLPTVIELTEDRDDAVVEEARKLCNDLSHMTGQDVLYAMS from the coding sequence ATGACGTCTCAGCTCGCTTCACAGTTGCAGcaactccagcagcgcccgGATGGGAgcggccaccgcctcgccaAGTCGTTTCTCTTCAGCACCCAGGACGCGCAAAGCTTCTCGCGAGAGCAAATCCATCAGCTGGCGCTGAATGGCTTGCAAACACTGACAGCAATGGACAATCGGTTTCACCCCTTCATCCAAAACCTCTTCGACGTCAAGCATGTGCGCCGAGAGCGCTCAATGCTGACGACAGCGGAGGATTcaacgctgcgccgccgcctagAGCACTTTCTATCGCTCCTCAGCCCCCATTTATTTCTtactgcggcgcagcaggtgctCGAGTTCTTGGTGCGTGTTTACGAGGTACACATCTACGACGCCGCGTCCGTGCTGCGCGCCTTCCTACCGTACCACGATCACAACATCTTCGCCCGTGTACTGCTACTACTGGACCTGCGGGACACTGGCTTCGATTTTCTCGCCACAAACCAGCTTCACGGTGCACCACTACTGCGGGAGCATCTCGTGTTGGCGTGCGCCGAGAGTCGCAAAGCCGCCAGACTTCTCTGTCTCACGGTCGCCATGCCGTTCCGATATGGGATTCGTTTTCATGCTGCTAACGCACTCTTCGCCAGCGTTGTGACACAGTTGGCGACGCACAAGAACGCTGAGGCACTCTGGCGCACGTTTCTGCCGTTTGTGCTCGAGCTGCTTTCTGGAGCCGTTCCTAGCGCAGAGGCTGGCACTGCGGAGTTGGTGGGTGAAGGGCAGAGCGACAGCGCACACGGCGGGAGTAACCGCGTATCGACGGAGTCTGTGGCCACTGCCCTCGTCGTTCTAACTGCCTGGTCCGCCCACGTGCGCTTCTCCCGAGCCATGCTGATCACTGTGCTGAAGCCAACCTTTCGCTAcatcacagcagcggccttCGCAGCGGCTGGCGAGGCTCCTCATGGCACCAGCGCATCCTACCTGCCGGTGCGCGACCTTCTTGCTCTGCTGGAGATTGTGCTAGCGACGCAGCACCGTGCGCTGGTAGACGTGTCCTTTGCGCCACTCCTTCAGACGCTAttggcgctgccgtggcgcacCTTAACCTCGCAGCTACCATTTTCGGAGGTgacagaggtggtggcaggcCCCAACGGTGTGccgacgacgtcgccgcgCCACAGTGTTCTCCTTGCCACACTGCTGCAGACTGCGCTGGAGCGCCTGAGCAGCGCTTCGGAGGTCCGCCTGCTTCCCTCTGACGTCGTTGAATTCCTGACGTGCGCAGCGGAGGACTTACCTCTCTCCAACTCTATGGTCGCGCGCTGCCTGCGCGTGCTCATGGCCGCGGAGGCTGGCACAAGCCCAGCAGGTGCTGTGCACGACGGATCGGTACGggctgcggaggaggcggccgaCAAATCGCTGTACTACCGCCTTGTAGTGGCACTAGAACGGCGCTATACTATCGTCTTTGATGGTGTGCTCTCAGAAGTGTTTCTACACCCcgagacgacgacggcagccgccgcatTTCTCGCCCGCTACTTCAGCGGCACCCGGTACAGCACGGTCGAAGTGGGGAGCGCGCTCTCCGGGGCTACCGAGTCGCTGCCTCTGTTTGCATGTTTTCTCCACCCCGTGCCGGAGGTGCGCGCACTGGCTGCCAAGACGCTTCAGGGTATGTCAATCACGCAGGTTATGTGTGGCGCCAGTACGACCAGCGACAATGGCCAGTCTCTCGTAGATCTGTTGGCGCACGCCATCGCTTACGAGCACGACTGCACTGCGGCCGAGGTTTTTGtgaccaccgctgcagcggtggtggagcggcTCGCGACTCAGTGGTCCGGGGAGAAGGCAAAAGAGGGCGACGAGCTTGGCTGCCGTGCTGCGTGCCAGCTGGTCCGTTCCCTCTACTCCATGGTGCTGGCGTGGTCGCCTTCGGAAacctcagcagcaccgggAAGCGCGGCAAcacgggcggcggcgcagcgccgcgtggtgctgccgctcgtgaCAACTTTTCTGCAGCCTGCCCTACTGATGTGGACGAGAAGTGCCAGCGCCACGACCTCGGCTGCACAGGACTTCCGCACCTCAGTGCTCTACCATTCGACTCTTCTGTATGCACAGTGGGCGGGGGCGTCTTTGGCATCCATGCAGACACCGGGCGAAGATGTTGCCCTGGTTGCGCAGGTGGAGAGTGAGCTGGTGACAGCGCTGGAGGCCGGCTGCGGAGGTCCAAGGGGTCTCGCTCCGCTTCTCCGCACTGGAGCTGTATCTGCCAAGAGGCAGGGTAAGACGACTGCGAGGAACAGCAGTAGCGGCAAGATGGAGTGGCAGCGGGTTGGCCGCCGCGGTGTCGCCGAAGCCAAGTCTGACTCAGACGTCGAagaggagcaacagcaaTCGCAGGCAGGTGGTGACTGTAATGACTCCAGCACTATCAGGGCACGTACGGTGTGTTTCTCGAACATCCTTGAGTGCGATGTCTTACTTAACGCCATCCGCaccgaggcgcagcggcgcctgcccgatgccttcgccgccgcgcgcacaGCGGTGCGTGAGGCCTCTGCAGTTCtctccagcgctgcatctGGGGAGGTAGAGGTCGGGATCGCCCTCGCTGGTGCACTTCTGCCAACGGTTGGAGAAGGGGTGCCCACCGAAGCACTCGAGACGGTGTCTGCCATCGTGAATTTCTTGCatggcagcgatgcagcagaCGAGACTGCCATGGttagcagcgccaccaccgctgcagctgccgtgggGTATCTAGAGGTGGCTTATGCAGCTTTGCTGGCCAACGGCAGCGGACGACGTGTCGCTCAGGTGGGCCGTGGAGCGGTGGACGTAGCCACAGTAGCGCGTGAGCAGCTGTACCAAGTCCCTCTCGTGGCACAGGTTGGAGCTGTACTGCGCGCGGCGCTCACGCGAGTGCTGGCTACTGCAGCTACGGTAGCCGTAGCTTCCGAAAGCTCCTCAGCGTCGCTCGTGCTTCGGCTTTGCCAAGGTCTCGGTTTcgtcggtgctgcactgccaaGTATCGTGGCGCAGCCAGACACGTTGGCACCGGCGTACCTCGAATTGACCAAAAACATGACTGCCGTGACGCTAGCTGCAGAGGCGAGAAGCAGTACTGCTGCCGCGTTGCGCCAGGTCGACTGGTACGCGCTTGTAGCGGACGCTGTGTTTGGCcccgcagaggaggcgaacCACGACTCGTGTGTGAGGCCAAATaccctcgctgccctcgcACTCGTGCTCTTCCTCCCGCTCCGCGCCTCGTCTACGCAGCGCCTGATacagctgcgcgcgctgcaggaaTCGGTGGTCACGACCGGCGCACAGCACGGCAGCACCCGCGGAGGCGCGAGTCGACTGACGGGAGCGCAAGTGATTcttgccgccgccatgcAGCCGCAGCCCCAGAAAGGTACGTCCTCATCCACCTCGTCGTCGGCGTGCTCTGTAACGGCGCTGAGCTGCCTGATTGAGTGCATGGCTGTGGAGGAGCGCCAGTATCAGCTCTcccccagcgccgctgcgctcgtCTGCTTGCTGCTGGCGATACACAACGGCACAGACGTCAGCGCGCAGGCGTACGTCGTGCCAGCTGAGTGGGCGCATCGCATCATTCGCTACTTCTTCCGCAGCCATAACAGCCATGGCGGTGAACGTGCGCGTGCcggctcttcctctgcggtggcggcgtcgtcgtctcctGTCATGACACCACAGCAGGTCTCCCTGATCAAGGCCATGTTGCCACGTGTTGAGGGAATTCTTGCCAGCGCTAAGGGCGTTGATGCATCTTCGTCCTCGCTCTGTATCGTCACCGCGGACGCGGCCGACTTAGTCGACGCCGTTTGTGGCTGCCTGCATATCTGGGGAGAGGCGAGCACGAaggacgacgccgtcgccggcAATGCCTCTGTGAGGCTGGTCGAGCTGCTGTTGAGGCATccgtacacacacgtacacggtggcggcactcGGCCCGTGTACCGCTACGCGTTGGCTGCCTTGACTGTCGGGCTGAGCTACGGATTGAAGGGCCGCCAGCCGACTCAGTCGACCATCTTCAAGGTAGGGAAGTCGGTCTCCACGGCAGCATCTCGCAAAGGTGAATACGCAATCTCAGCTGAGTACCAGCGACTGGTGGCcgcgcggctgcagccggTAGTCCTGCATGCGATGGACGTCATTGGGACTGATGTAGGCCTGGCGTGTATGGGAACGCTGGGCGGGTACGAGTATTTCTTCCTGCCTCTCGTTGCCTCCGTCGAgagcgcggcggctgccgtggGTGGGCGTCAGCCGGTGTTGTCGAAGGCAAAGGTTGCCCATGGCCGCACATCGCCGGTGATAGGCACTGACCACGAGACCGCAAGTgaggctgctgccgtgctgctAAAGAGTCTGCGCGAGATGCTCGAGACCCTGGTGCCATcgaccgctgcagctgttaGCGAGACACCATCGGCAAAACATAAGGGAATCGTCGATTGTgcagcggagggggaggagggctcTGCATCCACTTCGGTAGTGTGCTGGCGACCACCGGCGTCCGCAGCCGTTGCAAACCCTCTCACTTTCGCAGACGCACGGCGTGTACTGCGCCTCCCATCtgtgtgcggtgctgctgccgaaggCACCGGCAGGTGGACTCTAGGTGCCTTGAGCCACGAGAGCCTGGGCCTCCTCCGCACTCTGCTTCGTGTGATGCCTACAGTCGTTatggacgacgaggatgacagCGAGAGCGTCTACGCGTTGGTGATGGAGTGCCTGGAGCTGTACCCGCTTCAAGGGATGGAGGTGTTGCTGCGTCGCGCTGCTTCGTCGGCCGTCGCGGATGACgtggcgatgctgccgcgcatccagcagctgcgtctcGGTGCTCGTGGCTCGGTGCAAgtcgaagaggtgctgcggcttgTAGAAACCCTCGTGCAGGTGTGCACGGATCAGACTCGACTGCTGTCGGAGAAGGTGACAGACGGCGCCCATCGCATCAAGAGCCTTCTGCTGCGCGAGATGATGGTGCTGATGGCGCGTGTACTCGTCGATGACAATGCGGAGGACGATGGTGCTgagaaggatgaggaggcaTCTGCTACTTCCCCGAAGCGTGCGGCGGTCGATGCGAACACAGCAGAGCGACGCCAAAGTGAACTGCACTTCCATGTGGACACCATTGCTGGTCTCCTGCGGGCGACAGCACCCCTTTTGAAGATGCCGaccggtgcagctgcggcggcagcgactgcCTGCACAAGCGTGGCGAAAAGCAGCACATACCTGCACATCCCGCTCGTTTCGCTCCTCATAAAGCTGGAGCCGTTCGACAACACAGAGGCGCTCGGATTCCGCAGCGCTCGAGAGGTGTGCCAGGAAATCTTGGCAAGCTTTGGGATACACACGCAAGTGCAGTGCTTGGGTCAGTTGATGCGCCTTGTTGCCGACCCGGTGGTGCAGCTCCGCTCCGGCGTCAACGCAGAAGGGGATGGCGGTGCGGTGAATGGCGAGGAGCACCAGCGaatgcagcacctcctccgtcgAATGGTGAAACCAAATCAGGTCATCAACCGACAGGAGACGATCATGCATCTTGTCAACCTGACGATCAAGTCTGACCTCTTCCTGGAGCCATTCCTCGCCTTGCAGCTCCACGCCCGCTCCAGCCAACCGAGCCGCGCTGCAAAGAAGCgactccagcagcagcagcagcagagcaagcAAAAGAGCCCCAGGATCGATGGAGAGAatgagaaggagagcgacacCGACGGGGACGTTGTGGAGCAGGCTgagggcgcagcgcagcgcgaggACGGTGGCTGTATGGAGCTGCTCGTAAGCGCGCTGGAGCTCTTCGCGCATTACCACGACCTGCAGGAGAcgacgcgccgcagcgccgcatcggtggcagcgggggcggcagaggaggaggcataCACATCCTTGCTGGAGCTGCTTGCAGGCAACACCCTCGCCTGCGTCCTGGCCGGCATCAATGAGCCGACGTTTGTGGtttgccagcagcggctgctcgaGGACAGGCGCGTGGCACTGCGCAAGATCGGtctggaggtgctgctggatcGCCTGCATCACTCCTTGCCGACGCTGGAGAATGTCGTGTCTGATgaagagatggaggagcatcgccgccgtctgcgcGACCCGCGGCAGCGCCTTTCTCTGGTCGATCTGGTGCGCATCAAGGCCCGCCCTCTCACGACAAAGCGGTCCATCCAGCTCTTCCCGTTGCTAGTAGCAGAGATCAAGACCAGCCTGGGTCAATTCCACGCGACACTGCAGTCCGCTAGCACCGCCGGCGAGCTGCTCACCAGGGTGCAGCTCAGCGTtgcggcagtggaggagcTCATCCGCATtgtcagcagcggtggcagcctGCAGTCGGAAAAGACTTTACTCAACGCAAGCCGCAGCAAGCGTGTGACGGGGGCAGCGCTTGTGAAGCTGTTTGGCAACCGCAGCCGCGTCACCGAGGTCCACGAGCTGGTTGACCTGATCTGCAATCACTGGATGCCGTTGCTAACACGCTGCGAAATGCGGCTGCGCTCTCGTACCGGACAACCCGGCGCGGACGGCAGCTCATACTACTCGACTACTGCGTCCTACTCGAGTGCTGAAGAGAGCGTGCTGGGCTGCATGACGTGCCTCGTcacggcgctggcgacgatCGTGCAGGTAATGGGGACGGCCTTCGCATCGACGCACTGCCTCAGTTTCCTGCACACGCTTGTGTCCGCCGGTGTGTACCAGGTTGTGGAGATGCCCGGCGTCGTGTCTTGCGGCGAGGCTGGGAAGCTGCTTCGCCACAGTACCCTTTCCTCGTTGATTCGCTGCCTCCCTGCATGCTGGCAGATGACCCAGCCCTACCTGCCCTCCATGCTCTTCCTCGCGACGCACCTGAGGAACGTGACAGACGCGGAGTCGCACTATTTATGCGCTGAgatgctggcggtgctggaggctGTGATGgagccacagctgctgctggacgccGGCACAACATGTCTGCAGGGCCTCCCGTACCTCAACGGGGCGCTTGTTCCAGCATCTGAGCAGCATCAGTTGGCAGACCTTGCTGCCGAGGCAGCTGCATCGGTCAGCGAGTCAGGGAAAGCGAAGAAGGGCACCATGCGTGTGAGGCAGATCCGGGCccaggtgcacacacactccttctccctcctctttacCTGCTTCGAGCGCCGCGTCGAGAACATGCGCAAAGAGGAACTGCTGCACATGCGCATGCTCATGGACGGTGCGACCCCTCAGCAGAATTTCTGGCTAGCCGCTTTCCAGTCCCTCGCGAGCGCGCCGTCCGTACCGTCGAGCGAGGCGGTGATGCCAGTGCTGCAGGCCTTCACTGTTTTCGTGCTCAAGTTCCAGGCGAAGCACAGCTcccggctgctgcgcattgTGGCGGACTGGGCTTTTGCGGAGTCGAGCGGAGTCGTGACTGGCGCATCGCGAAAGCGTGCAGTCGGTCCTGGCGACCCCGACAGCAACACGGCTGAGGAGGAACACAATGGCCGCGGCCACGATGGCGTGGCGCAGTCGATCTCGCGCGTGACACTGCAGTCCTGGATCGTCTTTTTTGCCCTCAGCAACCACCTGCTCGGCAAGCTGGGCTCCATCCTTGACTTCGCCTTCCCCATCTTCCTCCCCCACGCAGTCACTGCTCTGCGGATGTACTgcgcgacgacggcaacggcatCCAAGGTGATGGACTCGCTTGTGGCGTTGGTGCTGGAGGGCGCGCTGGAGTGCATGCGCAACATGGCACTGGCTCAGACGCCAGGGCCCGATCACGACTACAGCATCCAGCTCGACGTGTACTTTGCGAAGGCGGATGTCTTCCCGAGTGTGATGCCGGCGTTGGTGCATCAGCTGCACAATCTGCACTACCTGGAGGACAGTCAGCGCGACTACCGCTTTCGCGCAGAGCACAACGTCATTCCGGCCATCCGCGCCTTCATGGCTTGCCTTGGATCTAGCAAGCTCCAGAGCAAGACCCAGGCCGAGGTGGTACGTGACCTGCGTCACCCCAGCCGCCACGTACGGCGTGAGGCACTCATCTGTCTCGACGGCATCTACGCAGACGGTGGTGACGAATTGGCGTCGCGGCTTATGGCGGAGATGCTACCGACTGTCATCGAGCTCACCGAGGACCGTGACGACGCCGTGGTTGAGGAGGCACGTAAGCTCTGCAACGACCTTTCGCACATGACTGGGCAAGATGTTCTGTATGCGATGAGCTGA
- a CDS encoding hypothetical protein (TriTrypDB/GeneDB-style sysID: LpmP.26.1770), translated as MTGQARLARRASKSVTAIKKASKKALSLPKSAFALPPQLKQAASAPLQSTNHMQLWLRTVHTPLGPFSLYVDADGAVRCCHWQRSMPGDAAALQTEAQEVCATMQSRWYKNATVTVAGVWADSADRVSGVPGESAVALLRDYFNPPTAKAGRPEELERLLMQVPIVYPPTTTFMAQAWATLRDTVPSGATISYKGLGVRVNKALHLPASAAVAPRAIGVAMGANPISVIVPCHRVLSSTNSLCGYGLGLRFKVWLLRHEQADVAADKLRVGEEENSVSTVASRH; from the coding sequence ATGACGGGTCAGGCAAGGCTTGCAAGGCGCGCGTCCAAGTCGGTGACTGCGATCAAGAAGGCGTCCAAGAAGGCACTGTCTTTGCCCAAGTCGGCTTTCGCCTTGCCACCGCAGCTTAAGCAGGCTGCCTCAGCGCCCCTCCAGAGCACCAACCATAtgcagctgtggctgcgCACCGTCCATACCCCGCTCGGTCCCTTTTCGCTTTATGTGGATGCTGACGGTgccgtgcgctgctgtcactGGCAGCGCAGCATGCCTGgagacgccgctgcgcttcagactgaggcgcaggaggtTTGCGCCACAATGCAGTCCCGGTGGTACAAGAATGCGACCGTTACAGTGGCTGGCGTGTGGGCTGATAGCGCCGATAGGGTGTCGGGGGTGCCCGGGGAAAGCGCAGTTGCGCTCTTGAGGGATTATTTTAATCCACCTACGGCGAAGGCTGGCCGTCCCGAAGAGTTGGAGCGCCTCCTGATGCAGGTGCCGATCGTCTAcccgcccaccaccaccttcatgGCGCAGGCGTGGGCGACTCTGCGCGACACTGTTCCCTCCGGCGCAACCATTTCCTATAAGGGGCTAGGAGTTCGTGTGAACAAGGCACTGCATCTGCCTGCGTCGGCTGCAGTGGCACCCCGCGCCATTGGTGTGGCGATGGGGGCCAACCCCATATCCGTCATTGTGCCATGCCATCGTGTCTTGTCGTCGACGAACTCGCTATGTGGGTACGGGCTCGGGCTACGCTTCAAGGTGTGGTTACTGCGACACGAGCAGGCAGACGTTGCGGCGGACAAGCTGCGCGtaggcgaagaggagaacTCTGTGAGCACTGTGGCTTCTCGTCACTGA
- a CDS encoding hypothetical protein (TriTrypDB/GeneDB-style sysID: LpmP.26.1780), which translates to MHLPHATATNVGEPTFTSSTAAVADPAAFTCEDCELEISNRSKLRRHKRYYCPFRENIFADPVKDAVDLYRTQQRQHRQRYSSDDSDEGGSDEEDACSDDGDPVLSVDGRLRRRNRSIRVSLALTEAEKNYLAHVAERSGLKFVEDAYASDESADDSPGSGIFSDTSSSSISSRSPYRMTIASLAPRHPRSPGRVGSTLPSMKRTPLHGPLPSPSSSPNQLVLRSPKTAASASSVALSSMPPLIHQTSSSDRLLSTGSATRISEKTTAEDTKDDEEDDMIGAWTPEDLLHLHHHRRRSGHRRERHILQKRLRAQEGALMALTTDSPHRQPRKPCVARSGTVERDSNTILGEAEVAYLHVTPSADNAHSSTATATTAYAYLGPSQSLVTPQVLAQAESLLVANWRRPRHGRNGAASAFACPYCADYTTFTTQRGLQAHAIRVHTEEVAKSRTRVAVTEAAQVEEGCARESEESEAAP; encoded by the coding sequence ATGCACCTCCCTCACGCCACCGCAACGAATGTAGGAGAGCCTACCTtcaccagcagcacagcagcagtagccgACCCTGCCGCTTTCACATGTGAGGACTGCGAGTTAGAGATCAGCAACCGCTCCAAGCTACGCCGACACAAGCGATACTACTGTCCCTTTCGCGAAAACATTTTTGCCGACCCGGTGAAGGACGCTGTGGATCTGTATCgcactcagcagcggcagcaccgacagcgcTACAGCAGTGACGACAGCGATGAAGGGGGCtctgacgaggaggacgcgtGCAGCGATGACGGTGATCCCGTCTTGTCAGTGGACGGGCGACTCCGGCGACGTAATCGTTCAATACGTGTGTCGCTAGCACTAACGGAAGCGGAGAAAAATTATCTCGCTCATGTTGCGGAGCGAAGTGGGCTGAAATTTGTCGAGGATGCTTACGCGAGCGACGAAAGTGCCGATGACAGCCCCGGCAGCGGCATATTCTCCGacacctcttcctcatccaTATCGAGTCGATCCCCCTATCGGATGACGATAGCGTCACTGGCTCCGCGGCATCCGCGCAGTCCCGGAAGAGTAGGCAGTACTTTGCCGTCAATGAAGCGCACTCCACTGCATGGCCCCCTCCCGTCTCCATCCTCTTCTCCTAACCAGCTGGTGTTGCGCAGTCCGAAGACTGCTGCTTCCGCATCCTCGGTTGCTCTGTCAAGCATGCCCCCTCTGATCCACCAGACCAGTAGCAGCGATCGCCTGTTGAGCACGGGCAGTGCCACCCGAATAAGCGAGAAAACCACGGCGGAAGACACcaaggacgacgaggaggatgatATGATTGGGGCGTGGACACCGGAGGATCTTCTtcacctgcaccaccaccgacgaAGAAGCGGGCACCGGCGCGAGCGCCACATTCTGCAGAagcggctgcgtgcgcaggaAGGGGCGTTGATGGCGTTGACCACCGATTCGCCACACCGACAACCACGCAAGCCTTGTGTCGCTCGTTCCGGCACAGTGGAGCGTGACAGCAACACCATACtgggagaggcggaggtggcgtaTCTCCATGTGACTCCGTCTGCTGACAATGCACactccagcaccgccacagctACGACCGCCTATGCGTACTTGGGACCTTCGCAGTCACTGGTCACCCCGCAGGTGTTGGCTCAGGCAGAGAGCCTGCTCGTCGCTAATTGGCGTCGTCCGAGACACGGAAGGAACGGTGCTGCGAGCGCGTTTGCGTGCCCGTATTGCGCTGACTACACAACGTTTACCACCCAGCGTGGGCTGCAAGCACATGCGATCCGGGTGCACACTGAGGAGGTGGCCAAGTCTCGCACGCGCGTCGCTGTGACCGAGGCTGCACAGGTAGAGGAGGGCTGCGCCCGTGAGtcagaagagagcgaggcggcgccTTGA